A genome region from Trichocoleus sp. includes the following:
- a CDS encoding peptidoglycan-binding domain-containing protein: MSDPSTLLLLTCVTCTDLGHSPTQISQVSSAQSSESNQSTWDKSSVSKPPPSVSPPETVQVPLKLGSSAAKPDKDAFRQREAGVSQPSSRPASGIVPNANRMQAPPPASILLKLGSQGELVKRLQAQLRQLGYYRSPIDGIYGRETQASVARFQQKEKLPVDGIAGPATLAKLKVQFAEPLPPKQQKKEDGSVAPGNKANQNSARRDVTPYVALDDSDNRSLYIGLSLWGLCYGAGTVLFFSRGRTNLKQVKSSNGGKHQQKKGKPQTVEQQNFSDQRDLNHPSTEAAQPSTAQAVNPQAQPSAVHQVPEQKPQFDVARLKDLHQKVEQPQKQAEQAIKPASKAELPDPLAPDEIMTAAWANQGIVEPLKDLMVDLSAPAISAPSQAAISVIADRNINQSVRNQSQPAIQPVTQSAAIPDTIRQPAAVDDEISAMVVATLPHSDPKTGMAYLYLLIDDAEGRFKLQGNELRIADRTLMNMQNDESYAITVRRVDAKGISTDKSFVLNLNKTNGNNAAKSAVSTAQRSAIKSAE, encoded by the coding sequence ATGTCTGACCCTTCTACTCTACTGCTGCTAACTTGTGTTACTTGCACTGATCTGGGGCACAGCCCTACTCAGATTAGCCAGGTTTCCTCTGCTCAAAGTTCTGAATCGAATCAATCAACTTGGGACAAGTCATCTGTCTCAAAACCGCCTCCCTCTGTTAGCCCACCCGAAACGGTTCAGGTTCCACTCAAGCTTGGTTCTAGTGCAGCCAAGCCAGACAAAGATGCATTTCGACAGCGGGAAGCAGGAGTTTCGCAACCGTCTTCTCGGCCAGCGAGTGGAATTGTGCCGAACGCAAACCGGATGCAAGCGCCTCCACCGGCCTCTATTCTACTTAAGTTGGGTAGCCAGGGTGAGTTGGTTAAACGGCTCCAAGCCCAACTCCGGCAACTCGGATATTATCGCAGCCCGATCGATGGGATTTATGGTAGGGAAACACAGGCATCTGTAGCAAGATTTCAGCAGAAGGAGAAGTTACCTGTTGATGGTATTGCCGGACCTGCAACCTTAGCAAAGTTAAAAGTTCAATTCGCAGAACCTCTCCCACCCAAACAGCAAAAGAAAGAAGACGGGTCTGTTGCTCCTGGCAATAAAGCAAATCAAAATTCCGCCAGAAGGGATGTAACTCCATATGTTGCACTCGATGATTCAGATAACCGCTCTCTATACATTGGATTGTCTCTCTGGGGTTTGTGCTACGGCGCGGGGACTGTTCTCTTCTTTTCCAGAGGACGCACCAACCTCAAACAAGTGAAAAGCTCAAACGGTGGCAAGCATCAGCAGAAAAAGGGTAAACCTCAGACAGTTGAACAGCAAAATTTCAGCGATCAGCGCGATCTCAATCATCCTTCTACCGAAGCAGCACAACCATCAACTGCTCAGGCGGTCAACCCGCAAGCTCAGCCATCTGCTGTTCATCAAGTTCCTGAGCAAAAGCCACAATTTGATGTTGCAAGACTGAAAGACCTGCATCAAAAAGTTGAGCAACCGCAAAAACAAGCAGAACAGGCAATTAAACCTGCTTCTAAGGCAGAACTACCCGATCCCCTTGCACCAGATGAGATCATGACTGCGGCTTGGGCAAATCAAGGAATTGTGGAACCGTTGAAGGATTTGATGGTTGATTTGTCTGCTCCTGCTATCTCAGCCCCTTCCCAAGCGGCAATCTCAGTGATAGCAGACAGGAACATTAATCAGAGCGTTAGAAATCAGTCTCAGCCAGCGATTCAGCCAGTAACCCAGTCTGCTGCAATCCCTGACACGATTCGGCAACCGGCAGCTGTTGATGATGAGATCTCAGCCATGGTTGTTGCAACTTTACCTCACAGTGATCCAAAAACTGGAATGGCTTATCTTTATTTGTTAATTGACGATGCAGAAGGACGCTTTAAACTGCAGGGAAATGAACTGAGAATTGCCGATCGCACGTTGATGAATATGCAGAATGACGAGAGCTATGCGATTACAGTACGGCGTGTAGATGCAAAAGGTATTTCTACTGATAAATCTTTTGTCCTAAATCTGAATAAAACAAATGGCAACAATGCGGCAAAAAGTGCTGTTTCTACTGCACAGCGTTCTGCAATCAAATCAGCAGAATAA
- a CDS encoding SBBP repeat-containing protein, which yields MDELFTLQVYTPGNDLAAGFQLRQVIWGRSGNDTLLGFQPSQVTQGQFQIDLFIGDVAIDDPAFRQWSDTFVLGDWEGAYYDNGNPNFLGLNDFGFVADFNPALDTIQLNGTASNYQFVDLGVGTAILQQQGPELDVVGFLFGNSNLNPNADYFQYRGSTPPAGPVIPQAQQFGTTGFDIAATSATDLLGNVYVGGGTTGSIGGPNNGDSRDALITKYDNQGNLLWTKQLGTSSFDTVYGIDTDTQGNFYVAGITQGNLFEPKQSQGSDAWVAKYDPNGNQIWAQQFGQNLIFQTFSIDVDNSGNAYLTGIDVRASEDLATDDYWATKFNTNGEQLWFTPNGSVDQAFDESYNIAVDETNGNVYTTGWTLGDLAAPNAGAYDAWVTQYNNAGEIQWVKQLGTSDYDRGVAVDTDSQGNIYVTGWTLGALGGTNAGTYDTWLTKFDVAGNQQWSRQLGSSNADEPFEMFIDNNDRIFLSGYTNGNLGGTNAGSFDVWAAQFDTNGNQKWITQFGTPDFDQAYSITGDNAGNLFVSGVTQGSLGEVNAGSFDGWTAKLSAANGDLLNFNGNGQTVNNVARQFATATTGDSSQTPSTDDSANLAYAIGLVGSAVTTPNNQSASRLSANSSVGAGGSGTGSQLSEDQVNYLKQFFTQLTTDKLGLKPGSGGADGTGLEDLVKNGYGNPNPTPNPVPCDDLITKPDCVTTPANTPVKIKVLDNDKLGDDFTLTLVDSPIKGTAQVNDNGTTGPTDDFILYTPAQDASGTFEFSYQLNSSKGNSQKATVSVSVTPVGKPSAPGYEQPVDPYQGSNNGGNVVPAVTDRPSDKLNNPYDAPTQYKGDIPNAGLDSVTGYLPKANSKGYANSFATSVVKDGARPEQKAYHLSSQGWSSSFCGIGNDTTNQPKLLANNPLGVDEGWGGKNQPFGDLTAPIAPASVR from the coding sequence GTGGATGAGTTGTTTACGCTTCAAGTTTACACCCCTGGTAATGATCTGGCGGCTGGCTTCCAACTAAGACAAGTGATTTGGGGACGTTCTGGCAACGATACCCTGCTTGGTTTTCAGCCGAGTCAAGTCACACAGGGACAGTTCCAAATTGACCTTTTTATTGGCGATGTTGCCATCGATGACCCTGCTTTTCGGCAGTGGAGTGACACCTTTGTGCTGGGTGACTGGGAAGGCGCCTATTACGATAATGGCAACCCTAACTTCCTTGGCTTAAACGACTTTGGCTTTGTTGCTGACTTCAACCCTGCATTAGATACCATCCAGCTCAACGGAACTGCCAGCAACTATCAATTTGTTGATCTAGGAGTTGGTACAGCAATTCTGCAACAGCAGGGTCCTGAGTTGGATGTTGTTGGCTTCCTGTTTGGTAACTCTAACCTAAATCCAAACGCAGATTATTTCCAATACAGAGGTTCTACGCCTCCCGCAGGCCCCGTTATTCCCCAGGCTCAGCAATTCGGCACAACCGGGTTTGACATTGCTGCAACATCCGCAACTGATCTTCTGGGTAATGTTTATGTTGGAGGAGGAACAACAGGTTCGATCGGCGGCCCCAATAACGGCGATTCCCGTGATGCTCTCATCACGAAGTATGACAACCAGGGCAATCTTCTCTGGACAAAACAACTGGGGACTTCATCATTTGACACCGTTTACGGCATCGATACTGACACCCAGGGTAACTTCTATGTTGCTGGCATCACGCAAGGAAACTTATTTGAACCGAAGCAATCTCAAGGATCAGATGCTTGGGTTGCGAAGTATGATCCAAACGGCAATCAAATTTGGGCACAACAGTTTGGACAAAACCTCATCTTCCAGACATTCAGTATTGACGTTGATAATAGTGGCAATGCCTATCTCACTGGAATTGATGTTCGGGCATCCGAAGACTTAGCAACTGATGATTATTGGGCGACCAAATTCAACACGAACGGTGAGCAACTTTGGTTTACCCCCAATGGCAGCGTAGACCAAGCTTTTGATGAATCTTACAACATTGCTGTTGATGAGACAAATGGCAATGTTTACACTACAGGCTGGACTCTGGGTGATCTGGCTGCTCCAAATGCAGGAGCTTATGATGCCTGGGTGACACAGTACAACAATGCTGGTGAGATCCAGTGGGTCAAACAGTTAGGAACATCTGATTACGATCGAGGCGTCGCTGTTGACACAGACAGCCAAGGGAATATCTATGTCACTGGATGGACACTCGGTGCCTTAGGCGGAACAAACGCGGGAACCTATGATACCTGGCTCACCAAATTTGATGTCGCTGGTAACCAGCAGTGGAGTCGCCAGTTGGGAAGTTCCAATGCAGATGAACCATTTGAGATGTTCATCGATAACAACGACAGAATCTTCCTGAGCGGATACACCAACGGCAATTTGGGTGGAACGAACGCTGGCTCGTTTGACGTCTGGGCTGCTCAGTTTGACACCAACGGCAACCAAAAGTGGATTACGCAGTTCGGCACACCTGATTTTGATCAGGCTTACAGTATCACGGGTGATAACGCTGGTAATCTCTTTGTTTCAGGCGTAACTCAAGGTTCGCTCGGAGAGGTTAATGCTGGCTCGTTTGATGGTTGGACAGCGAAGTTGAGTGCAGCCAATGGAGACCTGCTGAACTTTAACGGAAATGGTCAAACGGTTAATAACGTTGCACGGCAATTTGCAACTGCTACAACAGGCGACAGTTCGCAAACTCCGTCAACCGATGATTCAGCAAACCTCGCTTATGCGATTGGGTTGGTCGGTTCTGCAGTCACCACTCCAAATAACCAATCTGCTTCACGTCTGTCTGCTAATTCATCAGTTGGAGCTGGCGGTAGTGGCACCGGATCTCAGCTTTCAGAAGACCAAGTTAACTACCTCAAACAGTTCTTTACTCAGCTCACAACAGATAAGCTAGGGCTGAAACCAGGCAGTGGGGGAGCAGATGGTACTGGACTAGAGGATTTGGTGAAAAACGGATATGGGAATCCTAACCCAACACCGAACCCTGTTCCTTGTGATGACCTGATCACAAAGCCTGATTGTGTGACAACTCCAGCGAATACTCCTGTTAAGATCAAAGTATTGGATAACGACAAGCTGGGTGATGATTTCACACTGACTCTGGTTGATTCTCCGATCAAGGGAACAGCTCAAGTCAATGACAACGGCACAACTGGCCCCACGGATGACTTTATCCTATATACTCCAGCACAGGATGCCTCAGGTACTTTTGAATTCTCCTATCAATTAAACAGCAGTAAGGGGAATTCTCAGAAAGCAACTGTGAGCGTATCTGTTACTCCGGTTGGTAAACCATCGGCTCCAGGTTATGAACAGCCGGTAGATCCTTACCAAGGTAGCAACAATGGTGGCAATGTTGTTCCTGCTGTCACGGATCGTCCAAGCGACAAGCTCAACAATCCTTATGACGCACCGACACAGTACAAGGGAGATATTCCTAACGCAGGTCTAGATAGTGTGACTGGCTATCTTCCAAAAGCGAACAGCAAAGGATATGCAAACTCTTTTGCAACCTCAGTTGTCAAGGATGGAGCACGACCAGAGCAAAAAGCCTACCATCTCTCAAGCCAAGGATGGAGTTCTAGCTTCTGTGGTATCGGCAATGATACAACGAATCAGCCGAAGCTGCTGGCGAACAATCCACTTGGAGTGGATGAAGGATGGGGTGGCAAGAATCAACCCTTTGGTGATTTAACTGCCCCGATCGCTCCTGCCAGTGTTCGATAG
- a CDS encoding DUF2690 domain-containing protein, whose protein sequence is MKRLALCSLGLLSTLSIHLTSGLTWKALAEKPQFCRGADCNGKDPVEYQCDSDASIESETTITVRRWQELWQPQEITIQKMYSETCNANWTKAYIPNDTYLFIQEQEVVNDTQPTHGMAHVDGTGYFWATSNMSSSQPINQACVSLSGGAWFAYDRYCTDFQ, encoded by the coding sequence ATGAAACGTCTAGCCCTTTGCTCCCTTGGACTACTCTCAACCTTAAGCATTCATCTAACTTCTGGATTGACATGGAAAGCATTGGCAGAAAAGCCTCAATTCTGTCGTGGTGCTGACTGTAATGGAAAGGACCCCGTAGAGTATCAATGTGATTCTGATGCATCGATCGAATCTGAAACCACAATCACAGTTCGCCGCTGGCAAGAGTTGTGGCAACCTCAAGAGATTACGATTCAAAAGATGTATTCAGAAACTTGTAACGCCAACTGGACAAAAGCCTATATTCCAAACGATACTTACCTGTTCATTCAAGAACAAGAAGTTGTCAATGACACTCAACCAACTCACGGGATGGCTCATGTCGATGGCACAGGATATTTTTGGGCAACTAGCAATATGTCTAGCAGCCAGCCTATCAACCAAGCTTGTGTTTCCCTTTCGGGCGGTGCATGGTTTGCCTACGATCGATACTGTACTGACTTTCAATGA
- the fabZ gene encoding 3-hydroxyacyl-ACP dehydratase FabZ, producing MSTLLNVEAPASDAEISQPDVVALTPTEPVITIEKIQQLLPHRYPFLLVDRIIEYVPGAKAVGIKNVSFNEPCFQGHFPGQPIMPGVLIVEAMAQVGGIVLTQMLDSETGLFLFAGINKVRFRRQVVPGDQLVMTVELMCVKQRRFAKMQARAEVNHKLAAEGELSFSLLTN from the coding sequence ATGTCAACTTTGCTCAACGTCGAAGCTCCTGCCTCTGATGCTGAAATTTCTCAACCTGATGTTGTTGCCCTAACCCCAACCGAACCTGTTATTACGATCGAAAAAATTCAGCAGCTTCTACCTCATCGCTATCCTTTTTTGCTGGTCGATCGAATTATTGAGTATGTGCCTGGGGCAAAAGCAGTCGGCATTAAAAACGTTAGCTTCAACGAACCTTGTTTTCAAGGTCATTTTCCAGGTCAGCCCATTATGCCTGGTGTTTTAATTGTGGAGGCAATGGCACAAGTTGGCGGTATCGTTCTAACACAAATGCTGGATTCAGAAACAGGATTATTTCTATTTGCTGGCATCAATAAGGTTCGGTTTCGTCGGCAAGTTGTACCGGGTGATCAACTCGTTATGACCGTTGAATTAATGTGTGTTAAACAACGCCGTTTTGCCAAAATGCAAGCACGCGCCGAAGTGAATCATAAGCTTGCAGCAGAAGGCGAGTTATCGTTCTCTTTATTGACCAATTGA
- a CDS encoding class I SAM-dependent methyltransferase yields MTQNRSSSIPLGSSAAPQGNVEVIQNQRLTCNNCGHLVHSSNDSAFVTFPCNVRAFRDETFKVWQCPNCITIHCLDVVNLDRYYAKYPFAQAKLTLPLRLCYQNLYRQFKQQGFSPAHSLLDYGCGSGLFVQYLRDRGFTNCYGYDPYASETEFGNLAVLDNQPFDFIVLQDVIEHVEDPHLLLGQLNSLLAPGGHILIGTPNAAKIDLTQPNLSDYYNPIHVPYHLHLYNREVLEALGSSQGWQPIHYFDRPYHDTLWFGLNARAWNEYQRLIDGTLNAVFEPIKPWKALTSNRFWFYALFGYWLSLQTEMAIIFRKTGA; encoded by the coding sequence ATGACTCAGAACCGCTCAAGTTCTATCCCTCTGGGCAGTTCTGCTGCACCTCAAGGCAATGTGGAAGTAATTCAGAACCAGCGTCTTACCTGTAATAACTGTGGTCATCTCGTTCATTCCAGCAATGACTCTGCATTTGTCACATTTCCTTGCAATGTGAGAGCCTTTCGCGATGAAACGTTTAAGGTCTGGCAATGCCCAAACTGTATCACCATTCATTGTCTTGACGTTGTTAATCTTGATCGATATTACGCAAAGTACCCTTTTGCTCAGGCAAAGCTAACGTTGCCATTACGTCTTTGCTATCAAAATCTCTATCGCCAGTTCAAACAGCAGGGATTTTCTCCAGCCCATTCACTGTTAGATTATGGATGTGGCAGTGGTCTGTTTGTCCAATATTTGCGCGATCGGGGTTTTACCAATTGCTACGGTTATGACCCTTATGCATCAGAAACAGAATTTGGCAATTTGGCAGTTCTTGACAACCAACCCTTCGATTTCATTGTGCTGCAAGATGTGATCGAACACGTAGAAGATCCGCATCTTTTACTAGGTCAGTTAAACTCCTTACTTGCTCCGGGTGGTCATATTTTAATCGGCACGCCAAATGCTGCCAAAATTGACCTGACTCAACCCAATCTCTCTGATTATTACAATCCCATTCATGTCCCCTATCACCTGCATCTTTACAATCGCGAAGTCCTTGAAGCATTAGGAAGTTCTCAGGGATGGCAGCCGATTCATTACTTCGATCGCCCTTATCATGACACACTCTGGTTTGGTTTAAATGCACGTGCCTGGAACGAATATCAGCGCTTAATTGATGGAACGCTAAACGCTGTTTTTGAACCAATTAAACCCTGGAAAGCGTTAACATCAAATCGATTCTGGTTTTATGCTCTCTTCGGCTACTGGTTAAGCTTGCAAACCGAAATGGCGATCATATTTCGTAAGACCGGAGCTTAG
- a CDS encoding glycosyltransferase: MNSRPVQTLAFLVTGFPPDVSGVSHFNWERAHWFAKQGYRVVVFAPDWQNAAEGSAVRSESSGNLIIERYPSKPWIPYPLTHVPRFRAARQIRQKLAFYRPDLIVVTDVERFFLLSAWQLPGRRYAKERQIPYIAEYHTDLYNFSAAYPGWQWLRHLARSSQLASYLYRQIDVTVCASLAASESCHELGIRNTETIPFLGIDVSTYSPSRRDRKWLEPWLNPHEKNHKVLLFLGRLGFEKRVDLLIKAFAQLKQRFPDCSLIIAGDGPENVVSQLKQIAAPIPDIHFTGFLLGDTKANVLASCDLFCSPSPYETFGRTIVEAMASGVPVVTVAQGAVSEYIFHGVNGYLALSNDVESLTNSISQALETDSTAVIQHALQDSKQFSLDQGCQNLSDYYQRLLGMDQSYQKDLMSLSKM; the protein is encoded by the coding sequence ATGAATTCTCGTCCAGTTCAAACTCTGGCTTTTCTCGTCACTGGCTTTCCTCCTGATGTCAGCGGTGTTTCGCACTTCAACTGGGAGCGTGCCCATTGGTTTGCAAAGCAAGGATATCGCGTTGTTGTTTTTGCACCCGATTGGCAAAATGCGGCAGAGGGGTCAGCCGTGCGATCGGAGTCCAGCGGCAATCTCATCATTGAACGCTATCCTTCTAAACCCTGGATACCTTATCCACTGACGCATGTTCCCCGATTTCGGGCAGCTCGTCAGATTCGGCAAAAGCTGGCTTTTTATCGTCCTGATCTCATCGTTGTTACCGATGTAGAGCGGTTCTTTTTGTTGAGTGCCTGGCAATTGCCGGGTAGACGTTATGCGAAAGAAAGGCAGATTCCCTACATCGCTGAATATCATACGGATCTGTATAACTTTTCAGCCGCTTATCCCGGTTGGCAGTGGTTACGCCATTTAGCCCGTAGTTCTCAACTCGCCAGCTATCTCTATCGTCAAATTGATGTCACGGTTTGTGCCAGCCTTGCAGCGAGTGAAAGCTGTCATGAGTTGGGGATTCGCAATACGGAAACGATTCCATTCCTGGGAATTGATGTCTCGACTTATAGCCCAAGCCGCCGCGATCGAAAATGGCTAGAACCCTGGTTAAATCCTCATGAGAAAAATCACAAAGTTCTTCTCTTTCTAGGTCGCCTGGGTTTTGAAAAACGAGTCGATTTACTCATCAAAGCCTTTGCTCAGTTAAAACAAAGGTTTCCTGATTGTTCTTTAATTATTGCGGGGGATGGTCCTGAGAATGTTGTCAGCCAGTTGAAACAAATTGCCGCTCCGATTCCAGATATTCACTTCACCGGATTTCTGCTAGGAGACACAAAGGCAAATGTCTTAGCATCTTGTGATCTATTTTGCAGCCCTTCTCCCTATGAAACATTTGGACGCACGATTGTAGAAGCTATGGCTTCTGGTGTCCCTGTTGTCACGGTTGCTCAAGGGGCAGTCTCGGAATACATTTTTCATGGTGTAAATGGATATTTAGCGTTATCCAATGACGTTGAAAGTTTAACGAACAGTATTTCTCAAGCATTGGAAACAGATAGCACCGCAGTCATTCAGCATGCTTTACAAGATTCTAAACAGTTTTCGCTGGATCAGGGCTGTCAGAATCTCAGCGATTACTATCAGCGATTATTAGGAATGGATCAAAGTTATCAAAAGGATTTGATGAGCCTCAGTAAGATGTAG